The DNA region TAATTATGTATCAGAAAAAAGTAAATGGTTCCATAATGTTTTTGATATGAAAACTGATTTCCTGAAATAGTCTGTAGAGTCAAACATTAGGAGTGCTGTGTGCAAGTCTCCAAAACAGGATTTACAGACTTACACACCCTTTTCACTTAGTGGCATTTGAGTGGCATACAGAGTAGAAACGTTCTTAATTTGGGTCGTGTCTCCTTCATGGAGTTTGAGATGAAAAACATACATATAAATAATGGATGAACATTTCCCAAATGTAAAGACAGCTGTTACCCCTAACAGCATTAAACTAATTACATTAGTCCTGTGACTGTGAGTCCCATTGTGAATGGGATCTCatttattctcattctcttttgAGTCAGTGTGCTTCATTGCTTCATATACATCTCTTACAATCAGTTGTATCCATAGCTGTGTACAGGAAGAGGTATTTGAGACCATGTGGATAAGTAGATTGGTAGTTTAGCAGTAGTGCCCAATTTTTATATATAGGACAATAACGATTAATAATACCTTAATACCTTCACCTTTAGTCAATGTCTACCAATCTGTCAGCCACACTTACagtttttgtatgtttgtggcCAATATTTTGAGGAGTATATGCCAAGGTGAAaaggcatgcagaaatacaGGCTAGTTAAAGAAACAATTACTGACCCCTCAGCCCTGTATAGCAATGTCAGACAGTGAAGGCAAATTCATGCCATCTGATCCTGATGTGGATCTTGATGATCAGGTACTGAAATATGATGACCCTGCCTTGGTTTTTATAAATCACATGCAGCTTGAAGTAAAGCAGACCACCTATCGTGTTGAGGGTACACAATATTAAACAAAGGAACTGATAATGAATTATTTGGAGAGACAGATTATATCAAACCTCAGACAAATGAAGGACAGAGAGATAcatgaaacagagagaaagattcagagagaaagaaagaccgAACTTGAGAGGGTGGAAGACAGTCGCTCTTTGCTCAAGCACattgtcatttcagaccacAGACGGCCCTCTCCCCAGGGGCTGGTGCGTGTCCTGTTTAGGAGATTAATGTAGTGGCCTCCTCCCTGCTTTCCTATGGGATGCCATTTAGAAAAGCTTTCTATGACTGCCACTGTATAGTCCTCCATATATACCAGGCCATAAACCCTGTTTAGAACATCCTGTCCCCTTAAAGTATACAAACTCAGTTTGGCTCTGATGGACACTAACTCTGAACAGTAGCCTAACATGTCAGGTGAGATGCTATAATAACCAGTTTGAAGTTTGGAAAAAAAGGTGGACTTAGagcttttaaatgtttttttttttaaataattttgaaTGAATTGTTATGGATCCACTCAACACTGAACGCTGTGGCACAAGTGGGTTCAGGTACCCACAGGGACCCAGGTAATTTCCCGATCCTGCcccatctgtctctcttccacttgattcctgtcactctcttcactgtcctatctcaATAAAATGGCAAAAAGCCTGAAAATATACATAAATCTACACAAAGCCTGAGGAAGCAGCCATGGGTCTTCAGATGCCTGGTATGTACTGACACGGACAGGCTAGCACTCTGCTTCCCTGCTTATGCAGGGATTACATTGTAGTGAAATGAGGACAGCCCTTCATCAGACCTTGATATTTGCCAGTGAAGAAAGTAAAGCATTATTTTTAGAATTACTAGTGCTTTAATGTGACACAAATGTTTAATGTGGCATTGTGTCAATTCCAAGTAAAAATGTTAATGGGTGTCCTTTGGATCATTTTAATTTTCCTTCACAACATGGCGATCCTCCTTTGTCTCTTTATACCGTTGCTACATTTCAGTAGTTTTATTACCACCATTAAAATCTGCGTGGACTTGAGTTTGCAGAGGAAATGCAAACTGCAGATCCAACAAGCCTGGATGCCATGCAAACACAGAGGCAGAGCTGGGGctaagaggaaaaaaaagacaggagGAGTGGAAGCAGGGCCACATGCTGTGACAGGCCCTTGGCCTCCTGATATTAtaaggaaactgggatccaTCCCACCTATCGATCTGCAGATCTCCAGTACACAaaagcatacagtgtgtgtgcacatagcAGGGCACATAGGCAtgtcctctcactctcacaaGCTCTCACACTGATAGAAATGACATTTTTTCTATTTGACAGGATGCATGTTACAGTAATACAGGATTATAGATCACCATTATCAATGTTAGATAAAACATTTTGCTTTTGAAACAATTTTCAATtgtacaaacagacaaacaggacatgacacaccacacacacacacacacacacacacacacacacacacacacacacacacacacacataaacaagtaGGATATACTTTGGAGATTTACTTATCAGGCTTTCAGTAGAAAGAGGGGCACCGTCCAAGAAATGCACTCTGCGTAGTTTTAAAAATTCATCCCTATCTTTGGGGGGTTGGCGCTGACCTTTCCACCACTTTGATTCACTCCGCATTATCTCTCCGATGAGTTAAGCCCAGTCTGTTCTGCAGCCTGGCAAGAGAGAAGAAGATGCGCACTCAGTTTTGTATTAACCCTCAAATTAAACAGCATGTCTATTCTCCCTGCAGCCACGTATCTTGTGGATATCCTTTTCAGATTAATTTGTGGCAGAGTGATTCAGCTAAAATActgttatactgtatatgtatttgtTAAGGTAACAGAAGGTATGGACAGTTCATTTGGTAATTCTACAGTTTAGGAACACTGAAAAAGTGTTCAGTCTTATCTGTGATTTTGGTAGAAATGCAAAAGGATTTAAACTAAACTGCACAGTTCTGTATTGTAGCTAATCTAGCACTGGCAGTGGGAAGAGGCTAATCCAGCATGCTATTCAGATAGTGTGAGTGAGTTAGGTCTCAGAAGGGCCATCAGCTCTTCCAGAACGCATTATGGGAATGTGCCAAGCCACAACAATAGCATAGAGACATCAGCAATCACAGTGCAGTGCATCCATATGTCCATATTATCTACAGCTGGCATGTTTTCCCATGATGCAGTTATATACTGTGTATCCATATGCACTCATATCATAGCAGATGTGTTTTACTCGTATGACCTACAAAATACAGAAGAATGGATCCGTTTTTAACTGCATTCTTTACTGTGGCTGGTGCCATTCAGTATCGGCTTGTTTGTGAATCTCTTTTGTTTATAAGTTATGTCAATTTGTTTTTggaatttacacacacacacacacattactcatacagacagacatgttgAGCAAGCCCTCAAGAAAGACCAGCAAAATAAATGTGATTAGCAATTACGCTATTGCAGGtggatgaactgtgtgtgtgcgtgcatgtgcgtgtgtgtatatgcttgacaaaagtttttttttacaaaatgtgtttttttatgtagatttattaTAGTTCCTTCTCCTTGCTGAGACATTTTGCACTGAGATTAAGTGTTAGAGTGACATGAGGGAGCACACTCTTTTAATACCAAGAACACTGTCTATACAGGCATTCATTGTCTACTACACTGATGTTTCTGGACATATGCTGTAACTCAGAATGCATAATGAGCAACCAGTGTTCCCCAACATCATACACTTACACATTTCGTCCAGactgtttcatgcatttttgcTTGTTCTTGGGCCTATAAATTGTGAACAAATGCATAAAAcaagttagatagatagatagatagatactttattgatccctaggggaaattcaaggtcacagtagcatacagacaacatacacacacacattcactaacagcagaaaaagtaattaaaagtatataatataaaaaaacacaactaagcaagactgtagaagataaagaatatactaaatatactaaaatacaaattatactaaataaaacttaatctaaatcaattctaaaaaacagtatccacatagtgggtgattaatcaatcaggtgcgcttgcaatgactgaagcaggcactgagcctgtggtcctctgtccataaggtaaggtaaggtgctctttgtgaatgagtgtcatggtgatggtgcaaatgagtaagtcaaacagtgcaacagtgcaagaataaagtctatatatctatatatatataaataactatattaagaaaggtataagtgtggtcacagttcggctgtggcatggagggaggggttgtgcatatgtgctaatatgtTTCATTATGCAGAGGACACAGTGATGAATATTTAGTTATTTTaggacaaaacaacaaaaagcacTGACTGAATCATTAAGCGATAATCTCATGTTATTCTCTGCCACATATTTCTGGCAAAATATTCTACATGTTTGTCTTCATAATTATGCATTTTTTGATCTATAGCCCCATCTTGTGGATGCTACATGTCTCTCTACTGGATAGCTTGGATCAGCTCCATGCAAAACATGAAACAATTCGATTTTATGCTATTTTTGAATCTGTGCCCCAAGGCTCCCAATCTGTTTGGCTAAATATGTTTCATGAGAGAAGCATTGTCTCTTTTCTAATGGCGGAAATTTGTGTCAGAATAATTATTACCTTTCTGAGGCTTTTCCTCATCCTTTTTCAGAGGACTATGTGATTTTGtaatctgtaaaaaaaaatgttgctccTGTTTCATTTGTTATTGCAACACAGTGAAATATCCATGTAGTGTGGACAATACTATTTACTCTAATGGTTTTCTTTTAAAGGAGGCCATTGATATTGCAATATGAATATTACAATTTGATTTCATTTATCTTCAGAGTTTGATGGAGATCTGGTCGGATGACAGCTGGAACTGTTGTCATAACTGGAGGAATTCTCGCAACGGTGATACTCTTGTGTATCATTGTCGTGCTCTGCTACTGTCGTCTCCAGGTGAGGGATGCTTGCCTGCCTGTTGATTGCTGACGGACATTGTAGGAATCTGATGTGTCACTGTTGTTGCACTGCTTGAGAATAAAAAGCAAACATGTAAAAGAGCTATTGGTAAATATTTCTGAGACAACCGCTATGTAGGCTTCAATGGCTATATCGCTGTAAGAAATGATTTACTGTATGTGAcatttaatatacagtatgaatGAATGTATTTTGTTATGTTACAATACATTCCACTAACCTCTTCCCCTTCTCAGGTGTCATGTCCTTCCGTCCCCAAAACCATTGTCCTTTTCATCTTCATCTCATTTCTCGCCTGCTCTCTCTTACTAACTCCCACCTGAACCTCACCTGAGTACTAATCTTGTCTCGTTTGATTTTCTGCTTTCTGTCCTCTGTCCCCTACACCCACttgtcctctttctccctctgttagTATTACTGCTGTAAAAAGAATGAGTCCGAAGGTGATGCTGCCTCAGTCACCCCATCACAACATGCTTGCAATGAGTGCAGTGCTCCCGGGCTGGATGGAAGTGCCacctcccctctgtctctgtccccaGAGCCGGCACCCTCACGCAGCTACTGCCCCTCCTGCTCCCCCTACCGCTCACCTTTCTATGTCCGCTCCACAGAGGAGACGCACAACGGCGGCGAGCGCATCACCTACATGCCCACCCACTTTGAAAATCCCTCACTGTCGCTGCCGCTTCCCAAGATGCATGGTGCCCCGCTGAGCTCTCGCAACGCATCGGACTTCTATACTAACAGGCGGCCAATCAGCACCGACGTCTGATTCCACGGTCCAGTCCTGGAGTGGTCCACCATGCCCTGCTGTGATTGGCCCATGTTCACCCCTCTGCAGACCTAACCTGACATCTCAGGGAAAACAGAGGACAGGGACTGAAATAGATGAAGGGGGATATATATGAGAAGCCTGTAGCCACTGTGATACCCACACTCTTTTTCACTGGATCCAAATGCTACTACTTATAATACATAAACTCAGATAATCTGTTCTCTATGTTTCATTTCATAGTCCTTGTTGATGATAAACATTTGGGATCCTGCAGATAACGCcagcctacatacagtacaggttACATCCACTTCAGCTGCAGGGCCATTGGCCCTACGGAGTGTCTTAGGGTTGTAAATCAGCAGGCATTTCCTCTGTGGGCAGGTGTGGGCCTCCTACTCGGTTTTGAGGGCTATCTCTGTAACGGTTTCACCTGTACCCACTagtttgttttttcccctccattTCAAACAGCCACTAAATAAATCAATGTCGTGTGTAATCAGTAAAACAacgtaaatgaaaaaaaaaagtattttttacaCACTGAAGAATGAGAAGAATGAGAACAATCAACATTTGTTTTAGTCTTCAAAGACTAGAGTGTAACTAAAAATATTTTCAGAGCTTTCTCTATGCAAGTTTGATGTTTTACtcaaaacaagaaaagaaagagaagccAAACAATGCCGCCGTCAGTCTGGCAGTTTATTTTCTCCATGTAAGTTAGTAATGCACATATTACACAAGCAAAAAGCTGTAGAGAGACGTACAGAATTGTACTGTATTGTACTGAATGAGTTGTCTAGGTCTAATTGGCCTATGTGTTTTTGAAGTGGAGAGTCATATCAGCAGCATCCACTTTTGGGGAGCCACTTCACTCCCCAGGAGTGGCCAGTCTGTCCCTGCACCTCCAGCTGGATTTGATACTTTTCAAGTAGGAAGAGTTAATGCTGATAAAGGAATGATATATattatctgtgtttatatttgCCAAGGTTATTGCAAAACTGTGGATGTGTATTTACTATGAAATGCATTGAATGATTTCTATGTCTTTGTCAATTTACTTGGCTGACCTTTGATCCAGCCATAATATATTTTGCAGTGGACCTCAGAGGAACTGAGAAAGGATTGACAGCAGTGTGAACATAGCTCTTTGTTGTTTAATATGTTAAAATGTAATGTCTGAACACCACATCTTGGTACTTATTTAAACTTGTGATGcacttgaaatacatttattgatttttttgttgATAACACATCTTTGCTAATGATTTTATGACATCCTGAAGTAATACACATATTAAACAATATTGCTTGCCAGCTATAGAGGAATATTTTCCTGTAATGTCTTTCTAGTTTAAACTGTGAGTGATTTTAAAAGATGAATTGATTGAAACAGCAaggcaaaaaataaaa from Alosa alosa isolate M-15738 ecotype Scorff River chromosome 9, AALO_Geno_1.1, whole genome shotgun sequence includes:
- the fam163ab gene encoding protein FAM163A codes for the protein MTAGTVVITGGILATVILLCIIVVLCYCRLQYYCCKKNESEGDAASVTPSQHACNECSAPGLDGSATSPLSLSPEPAPSRSYCPSCSPYRSPFYVRSTEETHNGGERITYMPTHFENPSLSLPLPKMHGAPLSSRNASDFYTNRRPISTDV